From one Anabas testudineus chromosome 21, fAnaTes1.2, whole genome shotgun sequence genomic stretch:
- the LOC113173476 gene encoding THAP domain-containing protein 11-like — MVHTCVVAGCRNRRTPGTTLSFYRFPRDPERKQRWIAAVNRDGWVPNDGSRLCSTHFISGKQVKNPRSPDYVPSVFTTAPLSPEMKEPGALEILDKQEARVEAANALLFLQGQGRSVAGEQGQEEHPEDREQEAIVDESASSSLSSDEDDEDSDESVSDSKKGKYAQTSDVPVNFEDILKALKKENQALRESVEKMSLSENSLRNDAEKVKFYTGYPTTLS, encoded by the exons ATGGTTCACACATGTGTGGTGGCAGGCTGTAGGAACAGAAGGACACCGGGCACCACCTTATCTTTCTACCGTTTCCCCCGGGACCCCGAAAGGAAGCAGCGCTGGATAGCTGCTGTGAACAGAGACGGATGGGTGCCGAACGACGGCAGTCGGCTGTGTAGTACTCACTTCATCTCAG GTAAACAGGTGAAGAATCCACGTTCGCCAGATTATGTTCCTTCTGTCTTCACAACAGCTCCCTTATCCCCAGAGATGAAGGAGCCAGGTGCCTTAGAGATCCTGGACAAGCAGGAAGCACGTGTGGAGGCAGCCAATGCCTTGTTGTTCCTGCAAGGTCAGGGCAGGTCTGTGGCAGGGGAGCAAGGCCAGGAAGAGCATCCTGAAGACAGGGAGCAGGAGGCCATTGTGGATGAAAGTGCTTCCTCTTCCCTCAGCtcagatgaggatgatgaagattCTGATGAATCAGTGAGTGACAGCAAGAAAGGAAAGTATGCGCAGACATCTGATGTACCAGTTAACTTTGAGGACATCCTGAAAGCCCTAAAGAAGGAAAACCAGGCCCTCAGGGAGTCTGTGGAGAAAATGTCCCTGTCTGAGAACTCCTTGAGGAACGATGCAGAGAAAGTAAAGTTTTACACTGGTTACCCAACTACTTTGTCTTAG